In Exiguobacterium sibiricum 7-3, a genomic segment contains:
- the murG gene encoding undecaprenyldiphospho-muramoylpentapeptide beta-N-acetylglucosaminyltransferase: MRIVVSGGGTGGHIYPALAMIREIERRTACEVLYIGTENGLEADIVRRAGIPFESIKISGLRRSLSFENVKTGFRFMKSVVRVRKLLRDFQPDIVVGTGGFVCGPVLYTAAKMGYKTLVHEQNSLPGITNKFLARYVDRVALSFKGSGHHFGKNEGKTILIGNPRASEVAMLQIDPIEEKQKYGFEQERPLIVVYGGSRGAPAINKAVVEMIPKLSTTDWSLLFVTGQVHYEDIQTQLGTLPDRIQLRPFIYDLPLILKASQLVISRSGASTLAELTTLGLPSILIPSPYVTENHQEVNASSLVETGASLLIRESELTGDRLFDACTKAIANQASMSKASLALGMPNAASDLVDELLRLIQQKN, encoded by the coding sequence ATGAGAATCGTAGTTTCAGGTGGAGGAACAGGCGGACATATTTATCCCGCATTGGCCATGATCCGAGAAATTGAACGTCGTACGGCATGTGAAGTGTTATACATCGGTACTGAGAATGGACTCGAAGCGGACATCGTCCGCCGGGCAGGCATTCCGTTTGAATCAATTAAAATTTCAGGACTACGCCGTTCCTTGTCGTTTGAGAACGTCAAGACCGGTTTCCGTTTCATGAAAAGTGTTGTCCGCGTCCGAAAACTTCTGCGGGACTTCCAACCGGATATCGTTGTCGGAACAGGTGGTTTTGTCTGCGGTCCCGTCCTATACACGGCAGCGAAGATGGGGTATAAGACGCTTGTCCATGAACAAAACAGCTTACCTGGAATCACCAATAAATTCTTGGCGCGGTATGTTGACCGGGTGGCTCTGTCCTTTAAAGGCTCTGGTCACCATTTCGGTAAAAACGAAGGAAAAACGATTCTAATCGGAAATCCCCGGGCTTCGGAGGTTGCGATGTTGCAAATCGATCCGATCGAAGAAAAACAAAAATATGGTTTTGAACAAGAACGTCCTCTGATTGTCGTGTACGGCGGTAGCCGAGGTGCGCCGGCCATCAATAAAGCGGTCGTCGAAATGATTCCTAAGTTATCAACAACTGACTGGTCGTTGTTGTTCGTCACAGGACAGGTTCACTACGAAGACATTCAGACTCAGTTAGGAACATTACCGGACCGGATTCAATTACGTCCGTTCATTTACGATCTGCCGTTGATTTTAAAAGCGAGTCAACTGGTCATCTCGCGTTCCGGAGCAAGTACATTAGCAGAATTGACGACACTTGGTTTACCGAGCATTTTGATTCCGAGTCCTTACGTGACGGAAAACCATCAGGAAGTGAACGCGTCATCACTTGTCGAGACAGGAGCAAGTCTTTTGATTCGCGAATCCGAATTGACGGGAGACCGGTTATTCGATGCTTGTACGAAGGCGATTGCCAATCAAGCCAGCATGTCAAAAGCATCGCTCGCACTCGGCATGCCAAATGCGGCAAGTGATTTAGTCGATGAATTATTACGGTTGATTCAGCAAAAAAACTAA
- a CDS encoding cell division protein FtsQ/DivIB, producing MKEQQPASQPKMDTTVRSLEDKIPYVREQRRKKANRRLIYVLILIGLLIGVVFYLQSSFSRVATFDVTGTVNVKKEDIIQASRIKVKETHAFNVSEEAVLERIEDVPGIREATMKKTFLHHYEVDVVEEKEIAYAKDKPGARIVLADGTIIPGKSKEELFDAPILTGFTDQSLRRLTKELVKIEPKVRSRISEIVANDQTDKGGLKLFMTDGNTVLLSTSAFSNSLNEYVKVISALPKGKTGTITIDGGIYFKPYKGKK from the coding sequence GTGAAGGAACAACAACCGGCAAGCCAGCCGAAGATGGATACGACTGTCCGCAGCTTAGAAGATAAAATTCCATATGTCCGTGAGCAGCGTCGGAAAAAGGCGAACCGGCGTTTAATCTATGTCCTCATCCTGATCGGTCTATTGATTGGTGTCGTCTTCTATCTTCAATCGAGTTTCTCGCGTGTCGCGACGTTTGACGTCACAGGCACCGTGAACGTCAAGAAGGAAGACATCATTCAAGCATCACGTATTAAGGTGAAGGAGACACATGCTTTCAATGTGTCGGAAGAAGCCGTGTTGGAACGGATTGAAGATGTCCCAGGTATTCGCGAAGCGACGATGAAAAAAACATTTTTACATCATTATGAAGTTGACGTCGTCGAAGAAAAAGAGATTGCGTATGCCAAAGATAAACCGGGCGCCCGGATTGTCTTAGCGGACGGGACGATTATTCCCGGAAAGTCGAAGGAAGAATTGTTTGATGCACCGATTCTAACAGGATTTACGGATCAATCCTTGCGACGTCTGACAAAGGAACTTGTCAAAATCGAGCCGAAAGTCCGGAGCCGGATTTCGGAAATCGTAGCCAATGATCAGACCGACAAGGGTGGATTAAAGTTATTCATGACCGACGGAAATACCGTCTTATTGAGTACATCGGCTTTTTCTAACTCGTTGAATGAATATGTCAAGGTCATTTCTGCTTTGCCAAAAGGAAAAACAGGAACGATCACCATTGATGGAGGAATCTATTTCAAACCATATAAAGGTAAAAAATAG
- the mraY gene encoding phospho-N-acetylmuramoyl-pentapeptide-transferase gives MITLFISLIIAFLVVVLVMPKAIPFLHSLKFGQEIREEGPDWHQVKSGTPTMGGIVILLAMIGSLIVLLLMGDLDRSHLSLLFLTLAYGAIGFIDDYIKVVKKRNLGLNSKQKLVGQIVVGLLFVWLSGGFSSEATYLSIPFTTWSIDFGILYPLVALFWLVGFSNAVNLTDGLDGLVSFTAIPTFLFFGLYGWFIADEPGIALFAFSAVGALIGFLVFNVYPAKIFMGDTGSLALGAALAGLSILLKLELLLVLIGIVFVVETLSVILQVISFKTTGKRIFKMSPIHHHFEMVGWSEWRIVGTFASISLIVALVAYLFV, from the coding sequence ATGATCACATTATTCATCAGTTTAATTATTGCGTTTTTGGTTGTCGTACTCGTGATGCCAAAAGCGATTCCTTTTTTACACAGCCTTAAATTTGGTCAAGAGATTCGGGAAGAAGGACCGGATTGGCACCAAGTGAAATCAGGGACACCGACGATGGGCGGTATCGTCATTTTGCTTGCCATGATCGGCAGTCTGATTGTTCTCTTATTGATGGGAGATTTGGATCGGAGTCATCTGTCGTTGCTGTTCTTAACGCTTGCCTACGGGGCAATCGGTTTTATCGATGATTATATCAAGGTCGTTAAAAAGCGTAATCTTGGTTTAAACTCAAAGCAAAAATTAGTCGGACAAATTGTTGTTGGGCTGTTGTTTGTCTGGTTGAGCGGCGGATTTTCGAGTGAAGCGACGTATCTGTCGATTCCATTTACGACGTGGTCAATTGATTTCGGTATTCTGTATCCACTCGTCGCGTTATTCTGGCTCGTCGGATTCTCGAATGCGGTCAATCTGACGGACGGACTGGACGGACTCGTATCCTTTACGGCAATTCCGACGTTCTTGTTCTTTGGTCTCTACGGGTGGTTCATCGCCGATGAGCCAGGCATTGCCTTGTTTGCTTTTTCAGCTGTCGGTGCGCTGATCGGGTTCCTCGTGTTTAATGTCTATCCGGCTAAAATCTTCATGGGTGATACCGGTTCACTTGCTTTAGGAGCAGCGCTTGCTGGTTTATCCATCTTATTGAAACTGGAATTATTATTAGTATTGATTGGGATTGTGTTCGTTGTTGAGACATTATCGGTCATCCTACAGGTTATTTCCTTCAAGACGACAGGAAAACGTATCTTTAAGATGAGTCCGATTCACCACCATTTCGAAATGGTCGGTTGGAGTGAATGGCGAATCGTTGGAACATTTGCTTCGATTAGTTTAATCGTGGCGTTAGTCGCCTATCTGTTCGTGTAA
- the bshC gene encoding bacillithiol biosynthesis cysteine-adding enzyme BshC, with the protein MKVQSFHALYDEDSLMHKASRQEFSKYVDHIGTEGMQARSNLLQERQYPHLNLLVDELMRQNPRLNDNLKNRLELLRTGEAQVVITGQQTGIFGGPMYAVYKLLTCLKVARQTEELIGRPVLPIFWLATEDHDFDEINHLIVPTHDFRTRKLAVQAPDSISRSVSRLAFDQAAVQDIVRQALCTERETPYTKELLALSDRLIESSTTYGDFFASFLGELVDHDIIFFDADTETVRQLEIPFFERLIQDNAEIRQALSRGIQQTTELPDTFLNEEAAHLFVEDIGRDLLYPGQDFVTKQGKTYTELELLALLYASPERFSNSVVTRPLMQDYLFPTLAYIGGPGEIAYWTRLRPLFHHFDWTMPLLIPRMGAVMLQAKDEKGLRRHGLSLEQALQAGVPLAAFDVTAIKRQMHESTLLSTVLIEEVTRVEKEVLQTTAVATKLNKQLQLALETIVDQKRRLHEQANRSDRALQYQLAPDHAPQERIHSILPWLNRYGLNLVQTLRMQYEQTDAEQLKIML; encoded by the coding sequence TTGAAGGTACAATCATTTCATGCCTTGTACGACGAAGATTCATTGATGCATAAAGCCTCTCGCCAGGAATTTTCGAAATACGTTGATCATATTGGAACAGAAGGAATGCAGGCAAGGAGCAATCTTTTACAAGAACGGCAATACCCGCATCTTAACTTGCTTGTCGACGAACTGATGCGGCAAAATCCTCGGTTGAACGACAACTTGAAGAACCGTCTCGAACTGTTGCGGACAGGTGAGGCACAAGTCGTGATTACCGGTCAACAAACCGGAATCTTTGGCGGTCCGATGTATGCCGTTTATAAATTGTTGACCTGTCTAAAGGTTGCCCGCCAAACGGAAGAACTGATCGGTCGTCCGGTTCTCCCGATATTTTGGCTCGCAACCGAAGACCATGATTTTGATGAAATCAATCATCTGATCGTCCCGACACATGATTTCCGGACGCGGAAGCTGGCAGTCCAGGCGCCGGACTCGATTTCGCGCTCTGTCAGCCGCTTGGCCTTTGATCAGGCGGCCGTCCAGGACATCGTACGTCAGGCATTATGTACCGAACGAGAGACGCCCTATACAAAAGAGTTATTGGCATTGTCGGACCGGTTAATCGAATCCAGTACGACATACGGAGACTTTTTCGCTTCTTTCTTAGGAGAACTTGTCGATCACGATATCATCTTCTTTGATGCAGATACGGAAACAGTCCGTCAACTTGAAATCCCGTTTTTCGAACGATTGATTCAAGACAATGCAGAAATCCGCCAAGCCTTATCGAGAGGTATCCAACAAACAACCGAATTACCGGATACATTTCTGAATGAAGAAGCGGCCCACCTCTTTGTTGAGGATATCGGACGCGATTTATTATACCCGGGTCAAGATTTTGTGACGAAACAAGGTAAGACCTATACCGAACTGGAACTGTTGGCATTGCTGTATGCGAGTCCGGAACGTTTTTCAAACAGCGTCGTCACACGTCCTTTGATGCAAGATTACTTATTCCCGACACTCGCTTATATCGGAGGACCGGGAGAGATTGCGTATTGGACGAGGCTCCGTCCGTTGTTCCATCACTTTGATTGGACGATGCCGCTGCTGATTCCACGGATGGGAGCCGTCATGTTGCAGGCGAAAGACGAGAAGGGACTTCGGCGTCATGGTCTGAGTCTTGAACAAGCGCTTCAGGCGGGTGTGCCTCTCGCGGCATTTGATGTGACTGCGATCAAACGACAAATGCATGAGTCGACCTTGTTAAGCACGGTCTTGATTGAAGAAGTCACCCGGGTTGAAAAAGAGGTGTTGCAGACGACGGCTGTCGCAACAAAGCTCAACAAACAGCTTCAGCTTGCCTTGGAAACAATCGTCGATCAAAAGCGGCGTCTCCATGAACAAGCGAACCGTTCGGACCGGGCACTTCAGTATCAATTGGCACCCGATCATGCACCGCAAGAACGGATTCATTCGATCTTACCTTGGCTGAACCGATACGGTTTGAATTTAGTTCAGACCTTACGAATGCAATATGAACAAACTGATGCGGAACAATTGAAAATCATGCTATAA
- the rsmH gene encoding 16S rRNA (cytosine(1402)-N(4))-methyltransferase RsmH has protein sequence MFEHETVLKWESIKGLNIKPDGIYVDCTLGGAGHSEEIVKQLTTGHLYAFDQDDVALAHAAERLAAYEGRFTLIKSNFVHLKEELAERSVTKVDGILFDLGVSSPQLDEGERGFSYNFDARLDMRMDQTSSLSAYEVVNEWPYNDLVRILFTYGEEKFSKQIARKIEKAREIAPIETTFELVELIKDAIPAPARRKGGHPAKRTFQAIRIAVNDELNVFDRAVYQAIDLLAVGGRLCVITFHSLEDRMCKQAFKEKSSLPELPQGLPMIPKEFEPELRLVTRKPITAGDDELDDNRRSRSAKLRIVEKMKES, from the coding sequence ATGTTTGAGCATGAAACAGTATTAAAATGGGAGTCCATTAAAGGACTGAATATCAAACCTGACGGGATTTATGTCGATTGTACGTTAGGTGGAGCAGGACACAGTGAAGAGATCGTCAAACAGTTAACGACAGGACATCTGTACGCGTTTGATCAGGATGATGTCGCACTGGCACATGCAGCAGAACGTCTCGCGGCGTATGAAGGTCGCTTTACTTTAATAAAAAGTAATTTCGTACATTTAAAAGAAGAATTAGCAGAACGATCTGTGACAAAAGTGGACGGGATTTTATTTGATCTCGGTGTATCTTCTCCGCAACTAGACGAAGGCGAACGTGGATTCAGCTACAACTTTGATGCCCGACTCGATATGCGTATGGACCAAACGTCATCGCTATCGGCATATGAAGTCGTCAATGAGTGGCCGTATAACGATCTTGTTCGAATTTTGTTTACATATGGGGAAGAAAAGTTCTCCAAACAGATTGCACGCAAGATTGAGAAGGCACGTGAAATCGCACCGATTGAAACGACGTTTGAACTAGTTGAATTGATCAAAGATGCGATTCCGGCACCGGCCCGCCGCAAAGGGGGGCATCCGGCAAAACGGACGTTCCAAGCGATTCGAATTGCCGTGAATGATGAATTGAACGTTTTCGACCGTGCCGTCTATCAAGCAATTGATTTACTCGCTGTCGGTGGACGCTTATGTGTCATTACTTTCCATTCACTCGAAGACCGCATGTGTAAGCAAGCGTTCAAAGAGAAATCATCTTTACCTGAGCTTCCGCAAGGGTTACCGATGATTCCGAAAGAGTTTGAACCAGAACTGCGCCTGGTGACAAGAAAACCGATTACAGCAGGAGATGATGAACTCGATGACAATCGTCGATCACGGTCTGCTAAGTTACGAATCGTTGAAAAAATGAAGGAAAGTTGA
- a CDS encoding UDP-N-acetylmuramoyl-tripeptide--D-alanyl-D-alanine ligase, with protein sequence MVTIAQIAQWLGLEETDTRSLRNFATDSRSTLTEGLYIPIQGARVDGHSFIEGAVARGAIATLWKKGIPLPEMDITVLEVEDPLKALQVIAQRYLQQVAPKVIAITGSNGKTSTKDMIESVLKQSFRTHKTAGNFNSDIGMPLTILMMPNETEVAVLEMGMNGFGDIELLSNLAEPDIALVTNIGESHAEQVGGRTGIARAKLEIQSGLKPNGHLFVDGDEPLLGEVPAERIGYHATNTYVIEQAEATFIGTTFKFDGATFNIPVLGKHQVRNAAYAIATARALGLTDKVIQAGLNDVQLTPMRMERLMYGQTAIINDAYNASPTSMNAAIETIATLDGFTNKVVVLGDMYELGQQERLLHASVGKKIALPVSHAILVGGKGRYIADGIVDPTVQVQFADTVEDAARLLQPLLGKQTVVLLKASRGLALEQIFTYLNET encoded by the coding sequence ATGGTAACAATTGCACAGATAGCCCAGTGGTTGGGATTGGAAGAAACCGATACACGATCACTAAGAAATTTTGCAACGGATTCGAGAAGTACACTCACGGAAGGGTTGTATATCCCAATCCAGGGAGCACGCGTCGACGGACATTCGTTCATCGAGGGAGCAGTGGCCCGAGGAGCGATTGCTACGTTGTGGAAAAAAGGTATTCCTCTTCCAGAGATGGACATTACGGTTCTTGAAGTCGAAGATCCATTAAAGGCGTTACAGGTAATCGCACAACGGTATTTACAACAAGTTGCGCCAAAAGTCATCGCGATTACAGGTTCAAATGGCAAGACATCAACAAAAGATATGATTGAGAGTGTCTTAAAACAGTCATTTCGGACGCATAAAACGGCAGGTAACTTCAATTCAGATATCGGAATGCCTTTGACAATCTTGATGATGCCGAACGAGACGGAAGTTGCCGTTCTCGAAATGGGAATGAACGGTTTTGGAGATATCGAACTCTTATCGAATCTTGCCGAACCGGATATTGCACTCGTGACGAACATTGGCGAGTCACATGCCGAACAGGTCGGCGGACGAACTGGAATTGCCCGAGCGAAACTAGAGATTCAATCAGGTTTAAAACCGAATGGTCATCTTTTTGTAGATGGCGATGAACCGTTGTTAGGAGAAGTGCCGGCTGAACGCATCGGGTATCATGCGACCAATACGTATGTGATCGAGCAGGCGGAAGCGACGTTCATCGGAACGACATTCAAATTTGATGGGGCGACGTTCAACATACCGGTTCTTGGCAAACATCAAGTCCGGAATGCAGCGTATGCAATTGCGACAGCTAGAGCACTTGGGCTTACTGACAAAGTGATTCAGGCAGGATTAAACGATGTACAATTGACACCGATGCGGATGGAACGTTTAATGTACGGTCAAACCGCGATCATCAACGATGCATATAATGCCAGCCCGACCTCCATGAATGCAGCAATCGAGACGATTGCAACGCTCGATGGATTTACGAATAAAGTCGTCGTCCTCGGTGATATGTATGAACTAGGTCAACAAGAACGTCTGTTACACGCCTCTGTCGGGAAGAAAATTGCACTTCCTGTATCCCATGCTATTCTTGTAGGAGGGAAAGGGCGTTATATCGCGGATGGAATTGTTGATCCGACCGTCCAAGTCCAATTTGCGGACACGGTCGAAGACGCAGCACGTCTGCTCCAACCTCTGCTCGGCAAACAAACCGTTGTTTTGCTAAAAGCTTCACGCGGACTGGCACTGGAACAAATCTTCACATATCTAAATGAAACATAA
- the ftsL gene encoding cell division protein FtsL: MAEPLRKPMQSMEPVRQQPMQEPRKTEDIARRVAVRPKYRLYPFEKFLYSAMIGGIVLFGSMTISAHNEAYNVSRDLAKENQVTQEMKKENERLQLEVTNLSSPERIYKIAKEQGLDMRKGNIKVIPK, encoded by the coding sequence ATGGCAGAGCCACTTCGTAAACCGATGCAATCCATGGAACCCGTTCGGCAGCAACCGATGCAAGAACCACGTAAGACGGAAGATATCGCACGTCGTGTCGCGGTTCGTCCGAAATATCGTCTATATCCATTTGAAAAATTTTTGTACAGTGCGATGATTGGTGGAATCGTCCTTTTCGGCAGTATGACGATTAGCGCTCATAATGAAGCGTATAATGTAAGCCGGGATCTCGCGAAGGAAAATCAAGTCACACAAGAGATGAAGAAAGAAAATGAACGTCTTCAACTCGAAGTGACCAACTTAAGCTCTCCAGAACGAATTTACAAGATTGCGAAAGAACAAGGTCTTGATATGCGAAAAGGGAACATCAAGGTGATTCCTAAATGA
- the murD gene encoding UDP-N-acetylmuramoyl-L-alanine--D-glutamate ligase, with protein MKSSELEKKKVLVLGTAKSGIAAATYLVKAGAVVTVNDGGTPSENDVQTLESLEVETIFGSHPLSLLDGTELIVKNPGIPYQIPLLQTAIERGIPIWTEVELAYRSTKADWVAITGSNGKTTTTTLVHELLKQGSRRVHLAGNIGFPAVEVAQQTAADDVIVIELSSFQLMGIQSFQPVSAAFLNLSPAHLDYHGDVTSYAAAKARIFSNMDEAGRLVVNADDEEVMRLSETAVAERLTFSRRQPAYAHVKNGIIFVGQTEILPVSELALGGGHNLENVLAALTLIEPFGIALTAIQEVLRTFGGVAHRTEYIGEFAGRKVYNDSKATNNVATEAALSGFHSSIIWICGGLERGADLTPLKSAMTHVKHVIGLGETGQRFADLAADQQIASTVTREMEEAVVTAFDVSKPGDIILLSPASASWDQYKTYEERGEHFIRSVQKIGGMSK; from the coding sequence ATGAAGAGTTCTGAACTGGAGAAGAAAAAAGTACTGGTCCTTGGGACTGCGAAAAGCGGGATTGCAGCAGCGACCTATCTTGTTAAGGCAGGAGCCGTCGTGACGGTGAACGATGGGGGGACTCCTTCGGAAAATGACGTACAAACGCTTGAATCCTTGGAAGTCGAAACGATTTTCGGAAGTCATCCGTTATCCTTACTGGATGGAACAGAATTAATCGTGAAAAATCCGGGGATTCCCTATCAGATTCCGTTGTTACAGACGGCAATTGAGCGTGGTATTCCGATTTGGACAGAAGTTGAACTGGCATACCGTTCAACGAAAGCAGATTGGGTAGCGATTACTGGATCAAACGGTAAGACAACGACGACGACACTTGTCCATGAATTATTGAAACAGGGTTCAAGACGCGTTCATTTAGCTGGAAACATTGGCTTCCCGGCAGTTGAGGTTGCCCAGCAGACAGCTGCAGATGATGTCATCGTCATCGAGTTATCCAGTTTCCAATTAATGGGGATTCAATCATTCCAACCAGTCAGTGCAGCATTCTTAAACTTGTCGCCGGCGCATCTTGATTATCACGGAGACGTAACGTCGTACGCGGCAGCAAAAGCACGGATTTTCTCAAACATGGATGAAGCTGGACGACTTGTCGTCAATGCGGATGACGAGGAAGTCATGCGATTGAGCGAAACAGCGGTGGCGGAACGATTGACGTTTTCACGTCGTCAACCTGCCTATGCACATGTCAAAAACGGTATCATCTTCGTCGGTCAGACAGAAATTCTTCCCGTCAGTGAACTGGCGCTCGGTGGTGGACATAATCTCGAGAACGTCCTGGCCGCCTTAACATTGATTGAACCGTTTGGGATTGCCTTAACGGCGATTCAAGAAGTTTTGCGGACATTTGGCGGAGTAGCACACCGGACAGAATACATCGGAGAGTTTGCCGGACGAAAAGTTTACAATGATTCAAAAGCCACGAACAATGTGGCGACGGAAGCGGCATTATCTGGTTTTCACTCGTCTATCATCTGGATTTGCGGCGGACTCGAACGCGGTGCAGATCTGACACCGTTAAAAAGTGCGATGACCCATGTCAAACACGTCATCGGACTCGGTGAGACAGGTCAACGCTTCGCCGATCTAGCGGCCGATCAACAAATCGCTTCGACAGTAACGCGTGAGATGGAAGAAGCTGTTGTCACAGCATTTGATGTTTCGAAGCCTGGCGATATCATTTTACTTTCTCCGGCATCAGCCAGTTGGGATCAGTACAAGACCTATGAAGAGCGTGGCGAACATTTCATCCGTTCTGTCCAGAAAATAGGAGGGATGTCAAAATGA
- a CDS encoding penicillin-binding protein: protein MNPLSKSRRRVAIVMLIFAALFLVFISRFLYLSTTKKFHGEDMLVYAEKKRWESQATLSAERGEIFDRLGSPIAINIPSYHLVAVYRLGGEKDPDETVVDFKKTATGLAPILGMSVKELETYLIENKNRSQIEFGKKGNDLTVDQKEQIDRLKLPGIRLIEEPKRYYPNGIFLSDTLGFVQKITEDNGRVVLKGQMGIEKQYDEALRESFGSRVFEKDRSGGELVQGTSKISNEPKDGSNLYLTIDHRIQQALEKQMQKMYNEYKPKNATGIVMDAKTGEILAMTDRPSFNPNLRDMTDFTNFAVSSRFEPGSTMKIFTLAAAIDAGVFRPNEPYKSGSYNYKGTVIKDYNDVGWGTIPMIEGVYHSSNVMFSILTAEKLGIERYKDYFKKFHFDQKTGIDISGEVNSQSDLSKPLNTLITSWGQSTAVTPMQILQGATAIAGNGEMVKPHIIQKADHTDKAPYKAKTEVVGKPISAEAAKATREALDGVVNSKIGTGQMYKLKDYRVIGKTGTAQISENGKYIQGQFIHSFIGMAPKDDPELIMYIAVDRPSKNESSVSGPSIMSPVFKSVMNTALQYRSIKPATQKESVDVKAKIIPSYIGKSMNQAETMAKEQGAVPVVLGDGVEVVSQIPTRGQEFVSGERVLFKTGRTFKMPDITGWSQRDVKKLVSLYDLKLDVIGKGFVTKQSARTGTLVKENGKLTVELAEPKE from the coding sequence ATGAATCCACTATCTAAATCCCGACGGAGAGTAGCCATTGTCATGTTGATATTTGCTGCTCTCTTTTTGGTGTTCATTTCACGCTTTTTGTACTTATCGACGACGAAGAAATTCCACGGGGAAGACATGCTTGTCTATGCCGAAAAAAAACGTTGGGAGTCCCAGGCCACGCTGTCGGCAGAACGTGGAGAAATCTTTGACCGACTTGGATCGCCGATTGCCATTAACATCCCGTCCTATCATTTGGTCGCCGTTTACCGGTTAGGTGGGGAAAAAGATCCGGATGAGACAGTAGTCGACTTTAAGAAAACAGCAACCGGACTTGCACCGATTTTAGGCATGTCGGTTAAAGAATTGGAAACCTATCTGATTGAAAATAAAAATCGCTCCCAAATCGAATTCGGTAAAAAAGGGAACGATTTGACGGTTGATCAGAAAGAACAGATTGATCGGTTAAAGCTGCCGGGTATTCGATTGATTGAAGAACCGAAGCGCTATTATCCGAATGGGATTTTCCTGTCCGATACGTTAGGATTCGTCCAGAAAATCACAGAAGATAATGGACGGGTCGTCTTAAAAGGACAGATGGGCATCGAAAAACAGTATGATGAGGCCTTACGTGAATCGTTTGGTTCCCGTGTCTTTGAAAAAGATCGCAGTGGCGGAGAATTGGTTCAAGGTACTTCAAAAATCTCGAATGAGCCGAAAGACGGATCGAACCTCTATCTGACAATCGATCACCGGATCCAGCAAGCACTTGAGAAACAGATGCAGAAGATGTACAACGAGTACAAACCTAAAAATGCGACAGGAATCGTCATGGATGCCAAGACAGGCGAAATTTTGGCGATGACGGATCGCCCGTCGTTTAACCCGAATTTGCGTGATATGACGGATTTTACGAACTTTGCTGTGTCCTCACGGTTTGAACCCGGGTCGACGATGAAGATTTTTACGCTGGCTGCTGCAATCGATGCAGGTGTCTTCCGTCCGAACGAACCCTACAAATCAGGGAGTTATAATTATAAGGGAACCGTCATCAAAGACTACAATGATGTCGGTTGGGGAACGATTCCGATGATTGAAGGGGTCTACCATTCCTCCAATGTCATGTTCTCGATCCTGACAGCTGAAAAGCTTGGGATCGAACGGTATAAAGACTATTTCAAGAAGTTTCATTTTGATCAAAAAACGGGTATAGACATCTCGGGCGAAGTAAACAGCCAATCTGATTTATCAAAACCGTTGAATACGTTGATTACATCATGGGGACAATCGACGGCGGTGACGCCGATGCAGATTCTCCAAGGGGCGACAGCAATTGCCGGAAACGGTGAAATGGTCAAACCGCACATTATCCAAAAAGCGGATCATACGGATAAAGCGCCGTATAAAGCAAAAACGGAAGTGGTCGGAAAACCGATTTCTGCGGAAGCGGCAAAAGCGACCCGTGAAGCACTAGATGGTGTCGTTAACAGTAAAATCGGAACCGGACAGATGTATAAGCTGAAAGATTACCGCGTCATCGGAAAAACAGGGACGGCGCAGATTTCAGAGAATGGGAAATACATTCAAGGGCAGTTCATTCATTCCTTTATTGGAATGGCACCGAAAGATGATCCGGAATTGATCATGTATATCGCTGTGGACCGACCATCGAAAAATGAATCATCGGTTTCCGGACCAAGTATCATGAGTCCGGTCTTCAAAAGTGTCATGAATACCGCTTTGCAATATCGAAGCATTAAACCTGCGACTCAAAAAGAGTCGGTGGATGTCAAGGCTAAAATCATTCCAAGCTACATCGGGAAAAGTATGAATCAGGCAGAAACAATGGCGAAGGAACAAGGTGCTGTGCCGGTCGTTTTGGGGGACGGGGTTGAAGTCGTCTCACAAATACCGACGCGTGGACAAGAATTCGTCAGCGGGGAACGTGTCCTCTTTAAAACAGGACGGACGTTTAAGATGCCTGACATCACCGGTTGGTCACAACGGGATGTGAAAAAGCTCGTCAGTCTCTACGATTTAAAGTTAGACGTGATTGGTAAAGGTTTTGTAACCAAACAATCGGCACGAACTGGTACACTAGTGAAAGAAAATGGAAAGCTGACGGTGGAACTCGCTGAACCAAAAGAGTAA